In Zygosaccharomyces rouxii strain CBS732 chromosome F complete sequence, a single window of DNA contains:
- the SRO9 gene encoding Sro9p (some similarities with uniprot|P25567 Saccharomyces cerevisiae YCL037C SRO9 Associates with translating ribosomes may function in the cytoplasm to modulate mRNA translation may be involved in organization of actin filaments RNA binding protein with La motif): MSSDSGVSKEVKFVENGSGSPSSAPQTARPSSPSPEGNSNSSPDAATTTSTENKKEPVLTPAPLPTKSPWKSVSSDIPVSKIPVESLEAPKKNKPKATTSNTVKSSSSTKWVPMKASIVVSGSKKSGSGKKGSNRQSQGPAGSNNSGRSSSTAGKKKKQPQPQQSQQTSTKNKQQQPQESTPPQSSSKNDSDSSENAPSTTSNEKTKEKSKADEDSESKTSSESGQQQNKDRFNKHNENVEHPHRKQHTFNNQHHPRQQGFPRRRYYNNYHNNNNNDSYKNSHGFQHHHPKSNFTPYHGGSGRPFNNHYRGPRYGGPMHQQQVPPSYQQQFHPMQAIIVAVNSVAKQMEYYFSAENLKKDDYLRSKLSKEGYAPVTLISKFYRVNNMSFGGDPYLILASLREIVANEHSTVEVAAGTLTESNFDLEPQDKESPLAKYFIRSKEWSNLLPEDVSTAVTIEKNLEGDELDEFLIAPLPVPPVYGPGPGGAPVPPVVPAPVPAPVPAAANAEQEKEQEDENKK; this comes from the coding sequence ATGTCTTCTGATAGTGGAGTTTCCAAGGAGGTCAAGTTTGTTGAAAATGGAAGTGGTTCTCCATCTTCCGCACCTCAAACTGCAAGACCGTCATCACCATCCCCAGAGGGAAACAGTAATTCTTCCCCAGATGctgctactactactaGCACTGAGAATAAGAAAGAGCCTGTGCTGACACCGGCACCTTTGCCAACAAAATCTCCATGGAAATCTGTCTCTTCAGATATTCCTGTTTCTAAGATTCCAGTTGAATCTTTAGAAGCTCCTAAGAAGAACAAACCAAAGGCTACAACTTCTAACACTGTAaagtcttcttcttcaacaaaatGGGTTCCTATGAAGGCATCTATCGTGGTATCGGGTTCGAAGAAATCTGGTAGCGGCAAGAAGGGTTCTAACAGACAGTCCCAAGGTCCAGCGGGTAGTAATAACAGTGGAAGATCTAGCAGCACAGCTggcaagaagaagaaacaacCTCAGCCTCAACAATCCCAACAGACTAGTACGAAGAACAAGCAACAGCAACCACAAGAGTCTACACCACCTCAGTCTAGTAGCAAGAATGATAGCGATTCTTCTGAAAATGCTCCTAGTACGACGAGTAATGAAAAGACTAAGGAGAAGAGTAAGGCTGATGAAGACTCTGAATCTAAGACTTCATCTGAAAGTGGTCAACAGCAGAACAAAGATCGTTTTAACAAGCATAACGAAAATGTGGAACACCCTCATAGAAAGCAGCATACTTTTAACAACCAACATCACCCACGTCAACAAGGTTTCCCTCGTAGAAGATATTATAACAACTACcataataacaataataacgatTCATACAAGAATTCTCATGGatttcaacatcatcatccaaagAGCAATTTCACACCATACCACGGTGGATCTGGACGTCCATTTAATAACCACTACCGCGGTCCAAGATATGGAGGACCAATGCACCAACAACAAGTTCCACCCTCttaccaacaacaattcCACCCTATGCAAGCTATCATTGTTGCCGTTAACAGTGTAGCTAAACAAATGGAATACTATTTCAGTGCcgaaaatttaaagaaagacGATTACTTGAGATCTAAGTTATCTAAGGAAGGTTATGCTCCTGTAACATTGATCTCCAAATTCTACAGGGTAAACAATATGtcctttggtggtgatCCATATTTGATCTTAGCCTCCTTAAGAGAAATTGTTGCTAACGAACATTCAACTGTTGAAGTTGCTGCTGGTACCTTAACTGAAAGTAATTTCGACTTGGAGCCTcaagataaagaatctCCATTAGCCAAATATTTCATTCGTTCCAAAGAATGGTCTAATTTGTTACCGGAGGATGTGTCTACAGCGGTCACCATCgagaagaatttggaaGGTGACGAATTGGACGAATTCCTGATAGCTCCTTTGCCCGTACCACCAGTTTATGGCCCAGGTCCAGGTGGAGCACCAGTTCCTCCGGTAGTCCCAGCACCTGTCCCAGCACCAGTTCCAGCTGCTGCTAATGCCGAACAGgagaaagaacaagaagacgaaaacaagaaataa
- the LSB5 gene encoding Lsb5p (similar to uniprot|P25369 Saccharomyces cerevisiae YCL034W LSB5 Protein of unknown function binds Las17p which is a homolog of human Wiskott-Aldrich Syndrome protein involved in actin patch assembly and actin polymerization) → MGFFSDHRTTSITSTIDKVTSRDDFTIEEELINILELIKNASNKYEYSTNQEEAARALRKKLKYGNRVQAWRAFEILDLCVSQGVKLGVLYNDPKLLDRVKMLTIDRGTDARGQRYSSRLVKNATYAVLSWYDYLVAQDLDKSRTFEGIYNLSVQVKKRKERERSRDSLPDTDRNNRFMDDSPADESIFASAQDPERHQHNPDELYRIPRLDMSKESPKIRIVISDGLAAATALRNALMIMPAGEPSTADTEATDKFEEARTIRRKILRYLQVITEGEHLGSLIRCNEELVDALSQYDERAGSLSPSPPQSIATDEYPGAEHSDYEERLGGTSDEAEEEPIDETDPFADNHKI, encoded by the coding sequence ATGGGTTTTTTCTCAGACCATCGAACCACATCGATCACTAGCACAATCGATAAGGTAACTTCAAGGGATGATTTTACTATTGAAGAAGAGCTGATCAACATattagaattgattaaGAATGCAAGCAATAAATATGAATATTCCACTAATCAGGAAGAAGCCGCTAGGGCActaaggaaaaaattgaaatatggTAACAGGGTACAGGCGTGGAGAGCTTTTGAGATATTGGATCTATGTGTCTCACAAGGTGTCAAATTGGGAGTCTTATATAACGATCCTAAGCTCTTAGATAGGGTTAAAATGTTAACAATTGATCGGGGTACAGATGCGAGAGGTCAGAGGTACAGTTCAAGATTGGTTAAAAATGCGACTTATGCGGTTTTGTCCTGGTACGATTACTTGGTTGCACAGGATTTAGATAAATCCCGTACTTTTGAAGGTATCTACAATTTATCGGTACaagtgaagaaaagaaaagaacgTGAACGCTCCCGTGACTCTTTGCCTGATACCGATAGGAATAATAGATTTATGGATGATTCTCCCGCTGATGAATCGATTTTCGCATCAGCACAAGATCCTGAACGTCATCAGCACAATCCTGATGAGCTGTACAGAATCCCTCGACTAGATATGAGCAAAGAATCTCCCAAGATTCGTATTGTGATCAGCGATGGATTAGCTGCTGCGACTGCCTTAAGAAATGCCCTAATGATAATGCCTGCAGGTGAACCATCGACCGCTGATACGGAAGCTACAgataaatttgaagaagcaaGGACCATTCGTCGTAAAATTTTAAGGTATTTACAAGTGATAACTGAAGGTGAACATTTGGGGTCGTTGATTCGATGTAACGAAGAATTAGTGGATGCTCTAAGTCAGTACGATGAAAGAGCAGGTAGtttatcaccatcaccgCCACAATCAATAGCTACTGATGAGTACCCTGGCGCTGAACATAGTGATTATGAAGAACGCCTTGGAGGGACTAGTGATGAAGCAGAAGAGGAGCCAATAGATGAGACGGATCCATTTGCAGACAATCATAAAATATAA
- the EMI1 gene encoding Emi1p (some similarities with uniprot|Q04406 Saccharomyces cerevisiae YDR512C EMI1 Non-essential protein of unknown function required for transcriptional induction of the early meiotic-specific transcription factor IME1 also required for sporulation): MSSQYPTTMSCMDAFDQLTGCYSVGGQFRTYYRYGEFNACQKQLAKLKFCMFHGKDPIAVQQWHKEQIEFNQTHRGSADDIWQER, translated from the coding sequence ATGTCTAGCCAATATCCGACCACTATGTCATGCATGGATGCCTTCGACCAGCTGACTGGTTGCTATTCAGTCGGTGGGCAATTTCGTACTTACTATCGTTATGGGGAGTTCAACGCATGTCAGAAACAGTTAGCCAAACTGAAGTTCTGCATGTTTCATGGTAAGGATCCTATTGCTGTTCAACAGTGGCACAAGGAACAGATCGAATTTAACCAGACTCATAGAGGCAGTGCTGATGACATTTGGCAAGAACGTTAG
- the ATG22 gene encoding Atg22p (similar to uniprot|P25568 Saccharomyces cerevisiae YCL038C ATG22 Protein required for the breakdown of autophagic vesicles in the vacuole during autophagy putative integral membrane protein that localizes to vacuolar membranes and punctate structures attached to the vacuole), which translates to MSYGSIEDNSSPPNRRSDTLILLNRAKNNIKGWYFYSFSSEPFVVSAVSTYIPLLLEQFARINGVTVGDHSVKCTPDDDKCVLGLFNNRIFVDTSSFALYTFSMSVFIQTIVVITVSGLVDVWKTVKFKSRVLVGFGLLGSTSVVLISQLSLEQYYSLALLYIIANTCYGVVNVVGNSLLPVFVSDLVQYGPDNQESNTESLTTAISGKGASIGYSGALLVQIFSMWLVKRSKSQDNIQIAVLFVGIWWICWQSPMTWLLQDVRPTLLPASDRITPGTGSQAPTSFKPRMLKYGWLSLFESLKHARLLRDMVIFLVGWFIVSDSLTTINSAAILFARTELKMSTLSLILISILTMISAIMGAFFIPNYISRKFNLSPQRTLIYIICWSSLIPFYGTMGFLFKDFGLKHPVEMFIMAVWYGISVGGVAAVSRSLFSLIIPKGKESTFFSLFSVTDKGSSIVGPLLIGFITDKTHEIRYSFYLLFALLALSLPIFNSIRLDRAKVSATELNRVEAEALDL; encoded by the coding sequence ATGTCGTATGGTTCAATAGAAGATAATAGTTCTCCTCCTAATAGGAGAAGTGACACTCTAATACTTTTGAATAGGGCAAAGAATAACATTAAAGGTTGGTATTTCTATTCATTCTCGAGTGAACCCTTTGTGGTTTCTGCAGTTTCGACTTATATCCCATTACTTTTAGAGCAATTTGCAAGAATTAATGGTGTTACAGTTGGTGATCATTCAGTGAAATGTACTCCAGATGATGACAAATGTGTCCTTggtcttttcaacaataGAATATTTGTTGATACTTCAAGTTTTGCCCTTTACACTTTTTCCATGAGTGTCTTTATCCAGACTATTGTTGTCATTACGGTTTCAGGATTAGTTGACGTTTGGAAGACCGTTAAGTTTAAGAGTAGAGTTCTAGTTGGATTTGGTCTTTTGGGTTCCACCTCTGTCGTCTTAATTTCTCAATTATCGTTGGAGCAATACTACTCATTGGCACTACTTTACATCATTGCCAATACATGTTATGGTGTTGTTAATGTCGTAGGTAATTCACTATTGCCGGTATTTGTATCAGATCTAGTTCAATATGGACCGGATAACCAGGAATCAAATACTGAAAGTTTAACTACAGCTATCAGCGGTAAAGGTGCTAGTATAGGTTATAGCGGTGCTCTATTAGTACAGATTTTCTCGATGTGGTTGGTTAAAAGGAGCAAGTCTCAGGATAACATACAAATTGCGGTGCTCTTTGTAGGTATTTGGTGGATATGTTGGCAATCACCAATGACTTGGTTATTACAGGATGTTAGACCTACACTGTTGCCTGCTAGTGATAGAATAACCCCCGGAACTGGTTCACAGGCCCCTACGTCGTTTAAACCACGTATGCTGAAATACGGATGGTTATCACTatttgaatctttgaaacACGCAAGATTGTTAAGAGACATGGTGATATTTTTAGTTGGATGGTTTATTGTTAGTGATTCTTTGACTACAATCAACTCCGCAGCGATTCTTTTCGCCAGAACTGAGTTAAAGATGAGTACTTTAAGTCTGATACTGATTAGTATTCTAACCATGATTAGTGCAATCATGGGGGCCTTTTTCATCCCGAATTACATCTCTCGAAAATTCAACCTTTCCCCACAACGTACTTTAATCTATATCATTTGTTGGTCTAGTTTGATACCGTTTTATGGAACTATGGGATTTTTATTTAAGGACTTCGGATTGAAACATCCTGTTGAGATGTTCATCATGGCGGTATGGTATGGTATATCTGTGGGTGGTGTTGCTGCAGTTTCAAGATCTTTATTCAGTCTAATAATACCTAAGGGAAAAGAATCTACATTTTTTAGCCTTTTCAGCGTCACTGATAAAGGATCATCAATTGTTGGTCCCCTGCTGATAGGTTTCATTACTGATAAAACTCATGAAATAAGATATTCGTTCTACTTACTGTTTGCACTATTAGCCTTATCACTACCAATCTTCAATTCCATCAGATTAGATAGGGCCAAAGTCAGTGCAACCGAGTTGAATAGAGTAGAGGCTGAAGCATTAGATTTATga
- the STE50 gene encoding Ste50p (similar to uniprot|P25344 Saccharomyces cerevisiae YCL032W STE50 Protein involved in mating response invasive/filamentous growth and osmotolerance acts as an adaptor that links G protein-associated Cdc42p-Ste20p complex to the effector Ste11p to modulate signal transduction), translated as MSENEVQLNLNPSPFVGEEYTRWSVEDVVKWCIFSLELQDEDPLVDQLRKNAINGELLGELTLEDCKELCEDDLSLAIRFKVLCNRLQQGVNGDTKLQEQQENMIVALKNLHSAISQKLQEFQSQYTRLRGDVLEVVKTSNSSPKPPSQQQFAYQQQAAGSDYFDTTHHGGEFATGQATPHGISRKMSGHSVKPANPSRSTSSHLVNETLAPSQASQQVSSEPLKQLRASKEDSCERILKNAMKRHNLSDQDWRGYVLVICYGDQERVLDLDEKPVVIFKNLKQQGLHPAIMLRRRGDFAEVDTEGNVTPGGRL; from the coding sequence ATGTCAGAAAATgaagttcaattgaatttaaacCCATCACCAtttgttggtgaagaatATACAAGATGGTCAGTGGAAGACGTGGTTAAATGGTGTATATTCTCCCTAGAGCTAcaagatgaagatccaCTCGTCGATCAACTACGtaaaaatgcaattaaCGGTGAACTATTGGGAGAATTGACATTGGAAGATTGTAAGGAATTATGTGAAGATGATTTAAGCTTGGCAATCCGTTTCAAAGTTCTCTGTAACAGATTGCAGCAGGGAGTTAATGGTGATACgaaattacaagaacaacaggAGAATATGATAGTtgcattgaagaatttgcaCTCAGCAATTTCACAAAAATTACAGGAATTCCAGTCTCAATACACCAGATTACGTGGTGACGTACTTGAAGTCGTAAaaacttcaaattcaagcCCGAAACCTCCATCTCAACAGCAGTTTGCTTATCAACAGCAAGCTGCTGGTAGTGACTATTTCGATACCACTCATCATGGTGGAGAGTTCGCTACAGGTCAAGCAACACCCCATGGTATTTCTCGTAAGATGAGTGGTCATTCCGTGAAGCCTGCTAATCCAAGTAGATCAACGTCTTCGCATCTGGTAAATGAAACACTGGCACCATCACAGGCGTCACAACAAGTTTCATCAGAACCATTAAAACAATTGCGTGCTTCGAAAGAAGACTCATGTGAACGTATATTAAAAAATGCTATGAAAAGACACAATCTTAGCGATCAGGACTGGAGGGGGTACGTACTTGTGATCTGCTACGGTGATCAAGAACGTGTACTAGATTTAGACGAAAAACCAGTGGTaatctttaaaaatttgaagcaaCAGGGACTGCATCCTGCAATTATGTTAAGACGGCGAGGTGACTTTGCAGAAGTGGATACTGAAGGTAATGTCACACCAGGTGGGAGGCTCTAA
- the GFD2 gene encoding Gfd2p (similar to uniprot|P25370 Saccharomyces cerevisiae YDR514C Hypothetical ORF and similar to YCL036w), producing MKRSISRAMTSSGSVAKRTSLQIRSLPDTVSVNHGTHGYKNASRAVVSKNRSKRTNWVDEFEQFARLRRVTYESDERLAKAIEDYLKQIGSDYRKMNNVSTKLLNEKLQQAKMQWVEENGPLPGTESSSSSIESQDVDIKHNQKLFQKVAAQIKDEHYPMVHAFPGNTNFEYLCNCIRLVSNRKTILFSLDIEAFERDNNVVTEIGISIYDPRENVHSLVPVKRNYHLVIFESLHLRNKKFVCDSKDCYILGESLVLDLQGCVEFVQALVDYYMIPQTKEDRSWSRAFVGHNLHGDLKWLRMLGVNIPNDNQMDFSLTNLRENKQTYVLDTEKLYRSCYGNFGGNLGRILRLFRIPHAFLHNAGNDAHYTLQLLMCMCDISFRKHASMDELEVIQRRIKWWLSREKIEPKVLPISYVLSVNESLQSVPSNNNNNNLPSRKRSKAIVQTEFGGARWFDSARIAFESTLG from the coding sequence ATGAAGAGGAGCATATCAAGGGCGATGACGTCGTCTGGCAGTGTTGCAAAGAGAACAAGTTTACAAATAAGATCCTTACCAGATACCGTTAGTGTTAATCATGGTACTCATGGCTATAAAAATGCAAGCAGAGCAGTTGTCTCGAAGAATAGATCGAAGAGAACAAATTGGGTTGACGAATTTGAACAGTTTGCTCGGTTACGCAGAGTAACCTATGAAAGCGATGAAAGATTGGCCAAGGCTATTGAAGACTATTTGAAACAAATTGGTAGTGATTATCGCAAGATGAATAACGTATCTACTAAATTGTTGAATGAGAAGTTACAACAAGCGAAGATGCAATgggttgaagaaaatgggCCGCTACCAGGAACTgaatcttcttcgtcttcgATAGAGTCACAGGATGTTGATATCAAGCATAATCAAAAACTGTTTCAAAAAGTAGCTGCACAGATCAAGGATGAGCATTACCCTATGGTGCATGCTTTCCCGGGGAATACTAATTTTGAATATCTGTGCAATTGCATAAGGTTAGTCTCCAATAGAAAGACAATTCTATTCTCATTGGATATCGAAGCCTTTGAACGTGATAATAATGTGGTTACAGAAATTGGGATTTCGATTTACGACCCAAGGGAAAATGTACACTCGTTGGTACCGGTCAAACGTAATTATCATTTGGTGATATTTGAATCTCTGCATTtgagaaataaaaaatttgtTTGTGATTCGAAGGATTGTTACATTTTGGGTGAAAGTTTGGTGTTAGATTTACAGGGATGTGTGGAATTTGTACAGGCATTGGTGGATTATTATATGATACCACAGACAAAGGAGGATCGTAGTTGGTCAAGGGCATTTGTTGGTCATAATTTACACGgagatttgaaatggtTGAGGATGCTTGGTGTTAATATCCCTAATGATAATCAGATGGATTTCAGTTTAACCAATTTACGGGAGAACAAACAGACTTACGTCCTGGATACTGAAAAACTCTATAGGTCTTGTTACGGTAATTTCGGTGGTAATTTGGGTCGTATACTGAGGTTGTTCCGTATACCGCATGCTTTTTTACACAATGCTGGTAATGACGCTCACTATACTTTACAACTGCTAATGTGTATGTGTGACATTAGTTTTCGTAAACATGCAAGTATGGACGAATTGGAAGTTATACAGCGCAGAATTAAATGGTGGTTAAGTcgtgaaaaaattgaaccTAAGGTCCTCCCCATATCTTACGTGCTTTCAGTTAATGAATCGTTACAAAGTGTACCAAgcaataacaacaataacaaccTTCCTAGCAGGAAGCGTTCAAAGGCTATCGTACAAACAGAATTTGGCGGCGCTAGATGGTTCGACAGCGCTCGCATAGCATTCGAAAGTACTTTGGGTTAG
- the GRX1 gene encoding dithiol glutaredoxin GRX1 (similar to uniprot|P17695 Saccharomyces cerevisiae YDR513W TTR1 Glutaredoxin (thioltransferase) (glutathione reductase)and similar to uniprot|P25373 Saccharomyces cerevisiae YCL035c) → MDLTFYQSSILTIVTIFLLTSLVSKRFFTAATPRMVSQDTIQRVKGLIGQKKLFVASKTYCPYCQATLKTLFTDLQFPEAQAIVLQLNTIDDGQDIQDALYEINGQRTVPNIYIDGKHIGGNSDLQELNASGKLQALLK, encoded by the coding sequence ATGGATCTAACTTTTTACCAAAGCTCCATACTTACAATAGTCaccatttttcttctaaCAAGTTTAGTTTCAAAAAGGTTTTTCACTGCAGCAACTCCAAGAATGGTTTCTCAAGATACTATTCAACGTGTTAAGGGGCTAATCGGTCAAAAGAAGCTATTTGTTGCTTCCAAGACTTACTGTCCTTACTGCCAAGCCACCTTAAAGACCCTTTTCACCGATTTGCAATTTCCAGAAGCCCAGGCTATCGTCTTACAATTGAACACTATCGATGATGGTCAAGATATCCAAGATGCTCTTTACGAAATCAATGGTCAAAGAACCGTGCCAAACATCTACATCGACGGTAAGCACATTGGTGGTAACAGCGATTTGCAAGAATTGAACGCTTCTGGTAAATTGCAGGCTCTACTAAAATAG
- a CDS encoding uncharacterized protein (conserved hypothetical protein), which translates to MFCNVLLCEDNKKLNQSNRLIFQMHFNILSCLVGLSLSTFAAAQRSFTVPVNYDNEITVSYYFRENNDLVSVSATDEGLQVSVNANDADICNILSSGMVIYAPGGQENTLLSWNQYNVFHLVGPDGQPLQWSSTNAQNCPFGSSQASSSASSSAPSTWSSPSSSSVFSGSSATVSPSSLFVSSSSSAPSSSSSAIPSSSASSSSSVPSSSSAPSPSGSSSSAPSSSSVASPSSSSSDSSSSTPIPGSTTSSSPSSTITSAPGSSNGGSSPTFTRDGVHTIASEYTVTSDGQVYIYTKWYVVSASLGPSTTSVSTLRPLNPTLDIAALTAAGNKRHQTQAPATAVVKRAEGNMPAQGAGARSFPSSVLLSLAVLMGLSICVF; encoded by the coding sequence ATGTTCTGCAATGTTCTTCTGTGTGAAgacaacaagaaattaaaccaGTCCAATCGCTTAATATTTCAAATGCATTTCAACATTCTTTCATGTTTGGTGGGTTTGAGTCTTTCCACTTTTGCAGCAGCACAACGTAGCTTTACAGTCCCTGTCAATTATGACAATGAAATTACAGTATCCTACTATTTTCGTGAGAACAATGATTTGGTTAGCGTGAGTGCCACTGATGAAGGTCTCCAAGTTTCAGTGAATGCTAACGATGCAGATATTTGTAACATTCTATCATCAGGTATGGTTATTTATGCTCCTGGTGGCCAGGAGAATACTTTGTTATCATGGAATCAATATAATGTCTTCCATTTAGTCGGACCTGATGGTCAACCATTGCAGTGGAGTAGTACAAATGCACAGAACTGTCCGTTCGGTTCTTCACAAGCATCCTCTTCCGCTTCCTCCTCGGCACCTTCTACTTGGTCTTCCCCAAGTTCAAGTTCTGTGTTCAGCGGTTCCTCTGCCACCGTCAGCCCCTCGAGCTTATTCGTTAGCTCTTCAAGCTCCGCCCCCAGCTCAAGCTCTAGTGCTATTCCTTCGAGCTCTGCTTCCAGCTCAAGTTCTGTTCCCAGCTCAAGCTCTGCACCTAGCCCATCAGGCTCCTCAAGCTCTGCCCCAAGCTCAAGCTCTGTCGCTAGCCCTTCTAGTTCGTCTTCTGACTCTAGTTCCAGCACTCCTATCCCTGGTTCTACCACCAGTTCTAGCCCTTCTAGTACAATTACATCAGCACCTGGCAGTTCTAACGGTGGTTCTTCACCAACCTTTACCAGGGATGGTGTCCACACCATCGCTAGTGAATACACAGTTACTTCCGATGGTCAAGTCTACATTTACACCAAGTGGTATGTGGTCTCTGCAAGCTTAGGTCCATCTACCACTTCTGTAAGCACTTTGAGACCACTCAATCCAACTCTGGACATTGCTGCTTTAACCGCAGCAGGTAACAAGCGTCACCAAACACAGGCTCCAGCAACCGCTGTTGTCAAGAGAGCAGAGGGTAACATGCCTGCACAAGGTGCTGGTGCCCGTAGCTTCCCATCCAGCGTGCTGCTGTCTCTTGCTGTCCTAATGGGTCTGTCAATCTGTGTATTCTAA
- the MXR2 gene encoding peptide-methionine (R)-S-oxide reductase (similar to uniprot|P25566 Saccharomyces cerevisiae YCL033C Hypothetical ORF) encodes MLRIGTQLPRLNSYISNVAIRNFSSTMSNQQQQWNPKLTPEQLAVLRDKYTERPNTGAYLNNKEQGTYNCANCDNPLYSSGAKFDSGCGWPAFYQEISKDSLQYHVDNAFGMKRVEVCCGKCGGHLGHVFEGEGWQKMLNLPTDSRHCINSASLNFEKK; translated from the coding sequence ATGTTAAGAATCGGTACTCAGTTACCACGTCTAAACTCATATATTTCTAACGTTGCAATCAGAAATTTTAGCAGTACCATGTCAaaccaacaacagcagtGGAATCCCAAATTGACACCTGAACAACTAGCAGTCCTTAGGGATAAGTATACTGAAAGACCTAATACCGGTGCTTATTTGAACAATAAGGAACAGGGAACATATAACTGTGCTAACTGCGATAATCCTCTCTACTCAAGTGGTGCGAAATTTGATTCCGGTTGTGGGTGGCCAGCATTTTACCAggaaatttcaaaggattCATTACAATACCATGTTGATAACGCATTTGGTATGAAACGTGTGGAGGTCTGCTGTGGTAAATGCGGTGGTCATTTGGGCCACGtttttgaaggtgaaggttGGCAAAAGATGCTTAACTTGCCCACTGATTCAAGACACTGTATTAACAGTGCATCCCTaaatttcgaaaaaaaatga